GTTTCTGTTTTGGGGCCTTACAGTTATGCGCCATCTTGGCGATGAAGATGTGCCTCCCGGGTACGCATCACTCCTCGGAAAACCCGTACCCCGCCTTGGTCGGTTTTGACCCTGGGTGAGTCAACCCAGGGGCAGGAAAAACAGTCCAGGTGCATAAATTCGATTTGACTGTTACGGACAGATTCCCCATGATGCGGTCCCAGAATCCAGAGCCGTCAGCGTCTTCACTGAATCAGGGAGGGAGTGTTGTGCTCGCAACATCGCCGACCATGACTGGTGTCGCTGCCCGCAGAAGGGGTGTCCTGACGATGGATGGAGGGATTCCGGCATCCGCGAAGTTCCGGCACGCAATCGAGTTCGGCAGTGGCGATGCGCTGCGCAACGTGATCCCCCTACCTCCCGCTGAAGCGGCCCTGGATGACTCGGGCTATTCGCTGCATGGCACCGGCCCCACGGCCATCACCTGCGCGCTGGGCAGTCCCGACGCGGTGCTGGGTGAAGTGACCCGACTGAGCCCGACGGTGGTGTGGGTGGCGCCGCGGGAGCCCCAGGTGGACACGTCCGAGGCGCGGACGTTCCCCGTGTACCTGTCCTTCAATGGGGCGACCATCGGGCCGCTCAACGGCGCCTTCATCCGCACGGACGCGGACATGCCGCACGCGCCGGTGGGGCTGCAGCTGGTGGGCGTGACGCTGGAGCAGGGTCGGGAGATCCTGGCGTTCCTGGCGGACGCGCTGCGCCGGGGCGTGGCGGAGCCGGCCGCGTCCGCGCTGCCCGTACAGGACACCATCGTGGATCCGGAGCGGATCCGCTCCATCTTCTCCGCCATCTGCGCGTCCGGGAACAAGGGCGTGCTGCGCCGCCAGGGCCGCGTGGTGCGCATGGTGCTGGAGCGCTTCCACGCCGCCTCCGGCCAGCTGGAGTGGCGCACCGAGGAGTCCACCCCGGACTGGGGCGACCCGGCGTACGACATTGACGTCATCGGCTACAACTCCGCCTACCGCCTGCGCGCGGAGACGGGCCATGGCGAGGGCGACCGCCTCTTCACCACCCTGCCCGCCCAGCTGTTCCGCATCCGTCACCGCTGGCACCGCCGCGTCCCCGCCCCCGAGGGCATCCGCGCCCGCTTCCACCACCCGCTGTGGCGCGAGCAGGGCCTGATGCGGCGCGAGGTGCTGGATCTGTCCTTCTCCGGCCTGTGCGTGCGCTGCACGCCGCAGGACCTGATGTTCCCGGGGCTGCTGCCGCCGCTCATCGAGCTGGAGCTGGGCGACGGTCAGCTGGTCAGCGTGCGCGGGGAGATCCGCTACGTCAGCGGCGTGCGCGCCGACGGCACCGTGCTGTGCGGCCTGAGCGTGCTGCCCTATTCGTCCGACGAGGCGCGCTGGGTGCGCTTCGTGTCGCAGACGATGTCCCCCGCGACGCGCACCAGCGAGGGCCTGGTGGATCAGCTCTGGGACCTGTTCAACCGCTCCGGCTTCTTCAGCCTGGGGGGCAGCTCCCCGGAGGAGTTCGAGGAGCTGAAGCACAACTTCGCGACGCTCGCCAAGCGCGCCGCGGAAGTGCCGCAGCTGTTCTGCCAGGCGGTGTGGCCGTCCGAGCGCGGCATTGAAGCGACGCTGTCCTTCACCAAGCCGTACCGCCACGCGTGGCTGGGCCACCAGGTGGCGAAGCGGCCCGGCAAGCCGCCGCCGGGGGTGCAGGAGGCGGGGCAGATCATGCGCGACATCTACCTGCGCACGTTCGAGCACCCGCAGAGCGACCCGGACTTCCACTGGGTCATTGCCTACGTGGAGGCCCTCAACCCGTGGATCGCCAAGGCGCACGTGCGCTACGCGGAGCGCCAGATGGCGACCGGCGCAGGCCTGGCGTTCACGCGGAAGATCCAGAAGATGAAGGCGTTCAGCCACGAGCTGAGCGGCCGCGACCACCGCGAGTTCGAAGTGGGCCCCGCCACCGCCGGTGAGCTGAGCCTGCTGGCCGCCACCGTCGCCCGCCAGTTCCCCACCTGCTACGTGGAGTCGCTGGACCTGACGCGGGACCGGCTGGACATGACGCCCGTCACGCAGAAGTGGAAGAGCTACGGCATGGAGCGCGAGCGCTCCATCTTCGTGGCACGCCGCCACGGCATCCCCTACGCCGCCGCCGTGATGGAGCTGGGGCAGCTGGGCGCCAACCTCTTCCGCCTGCTCGACAACACGCGCATGTTCTCGCTCGTCGAGGACGGGACGCGCGCCTATTCGGCCCTGATGGACGCGGCCCGGAACTGGTACCTGGCACGCCGCCGTCCCTCCTTCCTCTACCTGCGCGAGGACGAAGGCGGCAGCTACGTGCAGGAGTGCGGCCTGCACGACGGGCCGGATCCCTACATGTGGATCATCTCCTCGAAGCTCGTTCCGGACTTCCTGGAGCACATCAGCGAACTCACCATCGGGCGCCGCGGTGCCCACTCCCGTTGAGGACTGTCCCCCCATGAGCAAGCCCCTCGTCGATACCCAGTACCTCCCCCACGTCTCCGACGTCCGCCACGTCCTCGCATCCGGCCCCCACGTGACGACGCTGCTGGACGAGAAGGTGGATCCCGCCCTGCTGGAGGGATTCCTCATCCAGCTGTGTGCCCTGGGCGTGTACATGACGGAGCCCGTGGACGGGTGGATCCGCCGCGCCGGTGAGGCCTGTACGAAGGTCGCGGGCCTGGAGGAGGTCGGCCGGCAGCTCATCTCCCACGCCAAGCACGAGGCCGGTCACCACCTGATGATGGTGGAGGACACCAAGAGCCTGGTGGCCGGGTGGAACAAGCGCCGCATGCCCAAGCTGGACGCGGAGCAGCTGCTCGCCCAGGCCCCCACGCCGGCCATGCAGGAGTACCGGCAGATCCACGAGGAGACCATCAACAGCGCCATGCCGGGCGCGCAGGTCGCCATCGAGTACGAGATCGAGAACCTGTCCGTGGTGTTCGCGCCCCGCCTCATCGAGCAGTGCAAGCGCGTGCTCGGGGATGACGTGATGAACTCGCTGACGTTCATCAAGGAGCACGTGGAGCTGGACGTGGGCCACACGGCCCTCAACGAGGTCATGCTCAACAAGCTGCTGGGCCAGAAGCCCGAGCACGCGGACACCATTGGCAAGACGGGCGCCCGCGCGCTGGACATCTACCTGCGCTTCTACGGCGACTGCATGGAGAAGGCGAAGCGGATGCTCCAGGCCGCCGCGGCCTGAAGTCCCTGTTGCTGAAAACGCCGACGTTGGAGCTCCAGGCCCCGCGCGGGCCTGGCGCTCAGGCCCCGATGGACGCGATGCGGCGCGACACGCGGCTGCCCCGGCGGCTGAAGGGCCGGACGTCCTTCTTGAGCGCGGCATGGACCTGCGCGACGCCCGCGCGGTTCGTGGCCGCGTAGACGTACCGGTCCGGCCGCAGGACGACCAGGTCGGACGCGTGCTGGGCGAACCACTCGCCGAGCTTGCCCTCCAGGTCCACCACCTCTCCGGCGCGCCCCGCGCCGGAGCGCGCCGCGGGCGCCACCGACAGCCAGACACCGCCGATGTCCTCCGCCAGGGCCTTCGCGGCCTGCTGCACGTCGGCGGGCGCACCCGGCCGCGTCAGCACCGCGAAGCGCTGCCCGATGACGTCGTCGAGCGGACGCTCCCCTTCCTCACCGTGCTCCACGCGCGGCTGCGGGAAGTAGGCGCCTTCGCCAGCCTGCTTGGACTTGCCGCGCTTGCCGCCGAAGAGGAACCCCTCCGCGTGGAAGAGGTTCGGCTTCATTTTGTACTCGCGGATGAAGGGGCCGGTGACGGGCATCCGGTACAGCAGGTTGATGAACGCGTTGCGCGCGCGGGCCATGAGGGGGCCACCCGAGGACAGCATCGACCCAAGCGCGTCCGACATCCGCATCATCTCCGCCGCGTGCGGCCGACGCTCCACCTCGTAGGTGTCCAGGAGCGACGCTTCCGCCGCGCCGTTGAGCACATGCGCGATCTTCCAGGACAGGTTCGCCGCGTCGCGAAGGCCGGAGCACACGCCCTGGCCCAGGAAGGGCGGCATCAGGTGCGCCGCGTCCCCGAGCAGGAACACCCGGCCCACTCGCCACTTCTCCGCCATGCGGCTGTGGTAGGCGTACAGGTTGACGCTCTTGACCCGCACCGAGTCCGGGTCGATGTACGGGGCGATGATGCCGCGCACGTACTCGGGGCTGCGCACGTGCTCCAGGTCCTGCCCGGGCCGCACCACCGTGTCGAAGCGCATCTCGTCGTGCGCGGTGCGCGTCACGATGCCCACGCGCTTCGGGCCGCAGGGGTAGTAGGTGAAGTCCGGCGCCGACGACGGCGTCTCCACGGTGATGGCCAGCGCGTGCGCGAGCGCCGTGGTGCCCTCCAGCTTGAGGCCCAGCCGCCGGCGGATGCTGCTCTTCGCGCCGTCGCACGCCAGCAGGTAGCGCGCGCGCAGCGTCAGGGTGCGGCCCGTGGCCGCCTCCTTCACCCGCACCGACACGCCGTCCTCGTCCTGCATGAAGGATTCGACTTCGTGGCCGCGCCACAGCGACACGCTCGGGAAGCGCCCCATGCCGCGCGTCAGCGACGCCTCCAGGCGCGGCTGGCTGAACAGCGACCCGATGAAGTGTCCGTTGGGGCGCTCCACCTGGGTGAAGTCCACCTCCGCCAGCACCCGCATCTCGTCGTCCACGTACGTCATCTTCAAGCACGGGTGGAAGCCCGGCCCCAGCTCGCCCGTGAGTCCGGCCGCCTGGAAGATGCGCTGCGCTTCGTCGTCCGCGTTGATCGCGCGCGACTGGGTGTGCGGGACCGTCTCCTTTTCGATGACCACGGTGCGCAGCCCGTACTGCCCCAGCAGGTTCGCCGCCATGGCACCCACCGGGCCGCTTCCGACGACGATCACATCAACAGATTCCGGAGCCATTACTCCCCTCCCGTTGTGTGCGAGCTGATCCATCAACCGTGCTACCGAGCGACCTGCCGACCGAAGCCCCCCTCGGTCGTAGTTAAGGATACTGCCAAACCCTTGCAACCCCGCGAGAACATCGATGTTTCAATGTTCCGCAGTGATCCACTTCCCGGCCAAGTCGGCGCCGGTCCCTCAGTACTTCCACCTATTCTTAAAACGCACCCCCCCAAAAACCTTGCATGTCTGCCCATACGACGGCGCGTGTGCCCCCCTGCGGCACGTCCCAGGGGCCGTATATTCTTACAAGGCTTCAAAGTTACGCACCAGCGGCATGGATTCGGTGTCTGGAATTGAATCCGGGGCAGGTGGATGTGCGCTGATACACCCGTCGGGCGCCTCTTGTGCGTCGCCCTGGAGTGGGCGACAGTGGCGGAAGCCGTCTCCCCCTGAGCCCCTTGGAGCGCCCAGCGATTATGCCCAGACTGCAACTTTTCGAGCTAGAGGATCAGCCGTGGTTCCCGAAGGTCCTCCGCCGTGGCGTGACGGACTTCCTGGCCTACGTGTGGAGCCTTTCGGATGACCGCTACGTGGAGTTCGTGCGGCGGCTCAAGGGCGCGATGGCGGCGATGGGTGAGACGCAGCTGCTGGACATGGCGTCGGGCAGCGCGGGGCCGGTGCCGAAGCTGCTGGAGATGCTGGAGTCGCAGGAAAAATACACCGCGACGGCGCTCCTGACGGACCTGTATCCGGAGGTGTCCGCCTTCGAGAAGGTGAAGGCGGCGAACCCGGGCCGCGTGGACTACGTGTCGACGCCGGTGGACGCGACGGCGGTGCCGGCCACGTACAAGGGCTTCCGGATCATGTGCAATTCGTTCCACCACCTGCCGCCGGAAGCCGCGCGCAAGGTGCTGGCGGATGCCGTGGCCCAGCGCCGGGGCATCGCCATCATGGAGTTGGTGGAGCGGCGCGGGCCGGCCATCGCGATGACGGCGGCGGCCCTCATCAACGTGCCCCTGACGACGCCCTTCATCCGGCCCGTGCGCATGGACCGGCTGGCCCTCACCTATCTGATGCCCCTCATCCCCATCGCCGCGGCGTTCGACGGCGTGGTGTCCTGCCTGCGGACCTACTCCATCGAGGAGATGCGCGAGCTGACGCAGGGCCTGAGCGACGACTACGTGTGGGACATCGACCGGCTCACCAACGAAGGGAACCCCTTCGGACTGATGATGCTCATTGGCCGACCCGCCAATCCGTCGCAGGCCTGAGTGGGCTGTCAGCAGGCGGTCAGTGACGCCCGGAGCCAACGCGAGGCGTCGTGATTTCCGGGTTTGAAGGGCGTTCAATGGCCGCTCCCTCAAGGAGGAGCAAGCCCATGGAATGGCTCGAATTCAAGCGCTGGTCTCCGGAAGTGCAGCACGCGCTGGCGCTTCAGGCGGCCCGGTTGGGACAGACGGCGATGCACGCCGAGCCGCCGCGGCAGTCCGCGACGATGCTCGCCGCGCACCGCCTCTGCACGTTGCTGCGCCAGTACCCGCGCACCAATCCCTGGGGCCACCCCGCCTCGGAGTGCTGAGCACCGGGGCGCCCCGGTCCGCCCGTGGAGGTCACGGGCGGGGCCGGAGCGCCAGGTGGCTCAGCCGTTCCGGGGGGTCCACCGCACGGGCAGGTGCTGGATGGCGCGGATGGTGAGGTTCTGCATCGTCCCGAAGTCCGGGTTCGGCGCGAGGCTCAGGTCCGGCAGCTGATCCAGCAGCAGGTTCGTCGCGATGAGCGCCTCCTGCCGGGCCAGCGGCGCGCCGATGCAGAAGTGGATGCCCCGGCCGAAGCCCAGGTGCGACGGGTGGTGACGGGAGATGTCGAAGCGATCCCCGTCCGCCAGCAGCGCCGGATCCCTGCTCCCCGAAGCGTAGAGCAGCAGCAGCCGGGAGCCCTTGGGCAGCGCGACGCCGGCGAGCTGCACGTCCTCCGTGGCGGTGCGGATCATCCCGTGCGAGACGGAGTCGAAGCGCAGCGTCTCCTCGATGAGGTGCGGCACCAGCGAGCGATCCTCGCGCAGCCGCTGCCAGAGGCCGGGCTGCAGCAGGGCCTGCTTCCAGCACTGGGCGAGCAGCGCGGTGGTGGTCTCATGCCCCGCCGCCAGCAGGCTGCCCGCGATGGCGATGATGAGCTCCGGCAGCGACAGGGCCTCTCCGTCCGCGTCGGTGGTGACCAGGTAGCTGGCCAGGTCGTCGTGCGGATCATTGCGCCGGCTGGCGATGAGCCGGGCGACGTAGTGCTGGAAGGTGACCCAGCTTCGCGCGAGCGGTGGCTGCTCCTCCGCGGGGACGCGCGTGAAGATCATCCGGAAGAAGTCGTCGCACCAGTGCTTGATGTCGGCCATGTCCTCCTTGGGCACGCCCACCATGCCCAGGATGACCCGGACGGGCAGCGGATACGCCAGCTGCGTCACCAGGTCCGCCTGCCCCTCGTGCACGAACGCGTCGATGAGCTGCTGCGAGACCTGCCGGATGGGGCCCTCCTGCGCGGCGATGCGCTGCGCGGAGAAGCCCCGCCCCATCAGCTTGCGCAGACGGGTGTGCGTGGGGGGATCCGAGTTCAACAGGCTGTCCGCCAGCGGGTAGCCCTCGGCGAGCACCGCGAGGGTCTCCGGGGCCAGCACCGAGCCCACGTTGCCCATGTCCGCCGACGAGAACCGCGTGGGGTCCTTCAACACATGACAAATGTCTTCATAGCGGCTGACCAGCCACATCCCCAACATGGGGTTGAAGCTGACGGGCGCATCCCGCCGGAGCTCCGCGTAGAACGGATGCGGATCCTCGACGTGTGGGCCCGAGAACGGGTTGTATTGAGCGCCCAGATGGGGGCACTTCATCGCGCCGGGCGCCCCATTTCCGTGAGTTTCGGGTGCAACGCTTCCTGACTGCCCTGCTGCCTTCACTGCTTCCGCCGTGTTGCTCACCGTGAGCTCCCTCCCAGGATGCCCCCCACGGCGGACGACTCTACCCGACCCAACAGGTCAACCCAGCGAGTCTATCTGAACCCACTTGACTGGTCGTGCGGGTGAATCAGGACCCCGCCTGATACATCCGTTGAGACATCGCCTGGCGGCGCAGGACGGTGCGCTCCACCTTGCTCATCGCGTTGCGTGGCAGTGTTTCAAGGACGACGAAACGCGAGGGCACCTTGAAGCGCGCGAGCGACTGGCGGCACCACACGTCCAGGTCCCCAGGCAGCGCGTGGCCGGGGCGCAGGACGACGAAGGCCACGGGGACCTCCCCCCAGTGGGGCTCCGGCACGCCGACGACCGCGGACTCCGCGATGGCGGGGTGGTTGGCGAGCACGGCTTCGATCTCCGCCGGGTAGAGGTTCTCACCTCCGCGCACGATGAGGTCCGTGCGGCGCGACAGCAGCGTGAGGCGGCCGCGCGCGTCCAGGACCCCCACGTCCCGCGTTCGCAGCCAGCCGTCGTGGAGGGCCTCGTGCGTGGCCGCGGGCTGGTTCCAGTAGCCCGCCATCAGCGTGGGGCCCCGCACCTCCACGTCACCCTCCTGGCCCACGTCGAGCGGCACGCCGTCCGTCCCGACGATGCGCACCTCCAGGCCCGGCAGCGGTGGGCCCGCGGTGCGGCCGTCCGCTTCGTCGGGGCGCTCGGTGGTGACCTGGGAGCAGGCCTCGGTGAGGCCGTAGGTCTGGAGGGCCCGCAGCCCCGCGGCGCGGGCCCGCGTGAGGAGGGCGGTGGGCACGGGGCCGCCGCCAATCAACGCGCACCGGAAGGTGTCCGGCAGACTCCGGTCCGCTCTCGCGTCCAGCACCCGCTCCAGCGTGGTGGCGACGAAGCTCGCGTGCGAGGCGCCTTCCGTGTCGATGGCGCGGTTGACGGCCTCCGCGTCGAAGCGCTCGTGCAGGAGCAGGCAGCCGCCCTCGTAGGCTGTGCGCGTGAGCATGGCCAGGCCGCCGACGTGGAACAGCGGCAGCGTGCCCAGCCAGCGCGGCGCGGGGTGCGCGCCCAGGTTCGCGGAGGAGGCCCGGCACGACGCGCGGAAGGCGGCTTCCGTGAGCACGGCGCCCTTGGGACGGCCCGTCGTCCCGCTGGTGAACAGGATGACCCGGGGCAGGTCCTCCTCCCAGGCCTGGAGCGACTTGGAGGCCCCGGAGGCATGCTCCGCCAGGGACTCCAGCGACTGCGCGCCGGGGAGCCGGTCACGGAGGGGTTCGAGCGCGAGCGTGAGTCGG
Above is a window of Corallococcus soli DNA encoding:
- a CDS encoding iron-containing redox enzyme family protein — encoded protein: MSKPLVDTQYLPHVSDVRHVLASGPHVTTLLDEKVDPALLEGFLIQLCALGVYMTEPVDGWIRRAGEACTKVAGLEEVGRQLISHAKHEAGHHLMMVEDTKSLVAGWNKRRMPKLDAEQLLAQAPTPAMQEYRQIHEETINSAMPGAQVAIEYEIENLSVVFAPRLIEQCKRVLGDDVMNSLTFIKEHVELDVGHTALNEVMLNKLLGQKPEHADTIGKTGARALDIYLRFYGDCMEKAKRMLQAAAA
- a CDS encoding bifunctional 3-(3-hydroxy-phenyl)propionate/3-hydroxycinnamic acid hydroxylase, whose translation is MDQLAHNGRGVMAPESVDVIVVGSGPVGAMAANLLGQYGLRTVVIEKETVPHTQSRAINADDEAQRIFQAAGLTGELGPGFHPCLKMTYVDDEMRVLAEVDFTQVERPNGHFIGSLFSQPRLEASLTRGMGRFPSVSLWRGHEVESFMQDEDGVSVRVKEAATGRTLTLRARYLLACDGAKSSIRRRLGLKLEGTTALAHALAITVETPSSAPDFTYYPCGPKRVGIVTRTAHDEMRFDTVVRPGQDLEHVRSPEYVRGIIAPYIDPDSVRVKSVNLYAYHSRMAEKWRVGRVFLLGDAAHLMPPFLGQGVCSGLRDAANLSWKIAHVLNGAAEASLLDTYEVERRPHAAEMMRMSDALGSMLSSGGPLMARARNAFINLLYRMPVTGPFIREYKMKPNLFHAEGFLFGGKRGKSKQAGEGAYFPQPRVEHGEEGERPLDDVIGQRFAVLTRPGAPADVQQAAKALAEDIGGVWLSVAPAARSGAGRAGEVVDLEGKLGEWFAQHASDLVVLRPDRYVYAATNRAGVAQVHAALKKDVRPFSRRGSRVSRRIASIGA
- a CDS encoding class I SAM-dependent methyltransferase — translated: MPRLQLFELEDQPWFPKVLRRGVTDFLAYVWSLSDDRYVEFVRRLKGAMAAMGETQLLDMASGSAGPVPKLLEMLESQEKYTATALLTDLYPEVSAFEKVKAANPGRVDYVSTPVDATAVPATYKGFRIMCNSFHHLPPEAARKVLADAVAQRRGIAIMELVERRGPAIAMTAAALINVPLTTPFIRPVRMDRLALTYLMPLIPIAAAFDGVVSCLRTYSIEEMRELTQGLSDDYVWDIDRLTNEGNPFGLMMLIGRPANPSQA
- a CDS encoding cytochrome P450, encoding MKCPHLGAQYNPFSGPHVEDPHPFYAELRRDAPVSFNPMLGMWLVSRYEDICHVLKDPTRFSSADMGNVGSVLAPETLAVLAEGYPLADSLLNSDPPTHTRLRKLMGRGFSAQRIAAQEGPIRQVSQQLIDAFVHEGQADLVTQLAYPLPVRVILGMVGVPKEDMADIKHWCDDFFRMIFTRVPAEEQPPLARSWVTFQHYVARLIASRRNDPHDDLASYLVTTDADGEALSLPELIIAIAGSLLAAGHETTTALLAQCWKQALLQPGLWQRLREDRSLVPHLIEETLRFDSVSHGMIRTATEDVQLAGVALPKGSRLLLLYASGSRDPALLADGDRFDISRHHPSHLGFGRGIHFCIGAPLARQEALIATNLLLDQLPDLSLAPNPDFGTMQNLTIRAIQHLPVRWTPRNG
- the menE gene encoding o-succinylbenzoate--CoA ligase gives rise to the protein MRVTCPIHEGARRHPDAEALRFEGRAWTYGALDAEVARWTAALESRGLGQGDRVALLSTSHPAVAFLFWALGRVGAVFAPLNARLTGAELRPLLDAITPRLTLALEPLRDRLPGAQSLESLAEHASGASKSLQAWEEDLPRVILFTSGTTGRPKGAVLTEAAFRASCRASSANLGAHPAPRWLGTLPLFHVGGLAMLTRTAYEGGCLLLHERFDAEAVNRAIDTEGASHASFVATTLERVLDARADRSLPDTFRCALIGGGPVPTALLTRARAAGLRALQTYGLTEACSQVTTERPDEADGRTAGPPLPGLEVRIVGTDGVPLDVGQEGDVEVRGPTLMAGYWNQPAATHEALHDGWLRTRDVGVLDARGRLTLLSRRTDLIVRGGENLYPAEIEAVLANHPAIAESAVVGVPEPHWGEVPVAFVVLRPGHALPGDLDVWCRQSLARFKVPSRFVVLETLPRNAMSKVERTVLRRQAMSQRMYQAGS